A genomic region of Arachis hypogaea cultivar Tifrunner chromosome 5, arahy.Tifrunner.gnm2.J5K5, whole genome shotgun sequence contains the following coding sequences:
- the LOC112800643 gene encoding uncharacterized protein encodes MGIERSGENKILGLRFTSSHKRSKSLPVKKGVEEHDNQLEALDSMKLDMGYLTECTKARNEVHTTLKQEILQLERRLQDQFEVRCTLEKALGYRPSPLVNANDNTMSKPATELIKEIAVLELEVVYLEQHLLSLYRKAFDQHLSSVSPSTKEETVKLPQTTPQPRLTQVLTKTECSAVQSNNSHEPQTQGKEHKGNLPEDMHMYSGVYRCHSSLSHYSAFTRSSPPSEPLTKPPRACHSQPLSMMEYGQSNPPNIVSLAEHLGTRISDHVLETPNKLSEDMIKCISAIYCKLADPPSLHPGLLSPTSSLSSTSAFSIGDQGDMWSPRFRNNSSFDARLDNPFHVEGLKEFSGPYSTMVEVTWIYREIHKSGDADKLLQHFRSLISRLEEVNPGKLKHEEKLAFWINVHNALVMHAFLAYGIPQNNVKRTFLLLKAAYNVGGYTVTADTIQNIILGCRISRPGQWLRLFFSQKSKFRSADGRVGYAMEHPEPLSHFALCSGNHSDPAVRVYTAKRVIQELEAAKDEYIRATFGVRKDKKLLLPKLVESFTKDLELCPSQVMEMIQDSLPESLRKSVKKWQVVKSRKCIEWIPHNFNFRYLISKDMLK; translated from the exons ATGGGGATTGAGAGAAGTGGAGAAAACAAAATTCTTGGACTGAGATTCACTTCAAGTCACAAGCGTTCAAAGAG TCTTCCTGttaagaaaggagtggaggaacatgataatcaacttgaggCATTAGACTCAATGAAGCTG GATATGGGTTACCTCACAGAATGCACTAAAGCTAGAAATGAAGTCCACACTACTCTCAAGCAAGAG ATTCTACAACTAGAGAGAAGATTACAAGACCAATTTGAAGTTAGATGCACCCTAGAAAAGGCACTTGGATACAGGCCTTCACCTCTTGTTAATGCAAATGATAATACCATGTCCAAG CCAGCCACAGAGTTAATCAAGGAGATTGCAGTGTTAGAGTTGGAAGTTGTGTATTTGGAGCAACATCTTCTCTCTTTATACCGTAAAGCTTTTGATCAACACTTATCTTCTGTCTCTCCTTCCACCAAGGAGGAAACTGTGAAGCTTCCTCAAACAACGCCGCAACCTCGGCTCACTCAAGTCTTAACCAAAACAGAATGCTCTGCAGTACAATCAAATAATAGCCATGAGCCTCAGACTCAGGGAAAAGAACACAAAGGAAATCTTCCAGAAGACATGCATATGTACTCTGGAGTTTACCGTTGCCATTCTTCATTGTCACATTATTCAGCATTTACAAGATCATCTCCACCATCAGAACCTTTAACTAAACCTCCCCGTGCCTGTCATTCTCAACCATTGTCCATGATGGAG TATGGCCAAAGCAATCCACCAAATATAGTTAGTCTGGCAGAACATCTGGGTACGCGAATATCCGATCATGTTCTAGAGACACCTAACAAACTTTCCGAGGACATGATCAAATGCATATCAGCTATATATTGCAAGCTTGCAGACCCTCCATCATTGCATCCCGGCCTTTTGTCTCCCACTTCATCCTTGTCCTCAACCAGTGCCTTCTCCATTGGAGATCAAGGTGACATGTGGAGTCCAAGGTTCAGGAACAATTCCTCCTTCGATGCGCGGTTAGACAATCCATTCCATGTTGAAGGACTCAAGGAGTTCAGTGGACCTTACAGCACCATGGTTGAAGTAACATGGATTTATAGAGAAATTCATAAATCAGGCGATGCTGATAAGTTGCTCCAGCATTTCAG GTCACTTATTAGTCGATTAGAAGAAGTAAATCCTGGGAAGTTGAAACATGAAGAGAAGCTAGCTTTCTGGATCAATGTACACAATGCTTTGGTGAtgcat GCATTTTTGGCTTATGGAATTCCACAAAACAATGTGAAAAGAACTTTTCTTCTTCTCAAG GCTGCATATAATGTTGGTGGCTACACTGTTACTGCAGACACAATACAAAACATTATACTCGGATGCCGGATTTCTCGTCCTGGACAG TGGCTACGTTTGTTCTTTTCTCAAAAGAGCAAATTCAGAAGTGCAGATGGAAGAGTAGGATATGCAATGGAACATCCTGAGCCTCTTTCACACTTTGCACTCTGTTCAGGGAACCATTCTGATCCAGCG GTACGTGTATATACAGCAAAGAGGGTGATTCAAGAGCTAGAAGCAGCAAAGGATGAGTACATTCGAGCTACATTTGGGGTACGGAAGGATAAAAAATTACTACTACCAAAGCTTGTTGAGTCATTCACCAAGGACTTAGAACTATGCCCAAGTCAGGTTATGGAGATGATCCAAGATTCTTTGCCAGAATCCCTTAGAAAGAGTGTGAAGAAATGGCAGGTGGTAAAATCCCGAAAATGCATAGAATGGATTCCACATAACTTCAATTTTCGATATCTCATATCTAAGGACATGCTCAAATGA